The DNA sequence CCGGCCACCGCTTCGCCGTTGCCGTTGGCCGTGACCGCGCCCTGACGGAGTTTCGCGCCGATTTTCACCTCCGCCACGTCGCGGACATACACGGGCACATGCTCGGGCGTCGTGGCGACAATGATGTTCGCGATGTCGTCCACATTTTTCACCAGCCCCAAACCGCGCACGACGTATTGCTCGGATTTGTGTTCGATGAAATTGCCGCTGGCGTTTTCGTTGTTCTTTTCCAGCGCCTCGAAAACCTGCGGCAACGTGATGTGGTAGGAAGTCAGTCGGTCGGGATTCACGATCACCTGATATTGCTTTACCATTCCGCCGAACGAATTCACATCCGTCACGCCGGGAACCGTGCGCAGAATCGGGCGCACGACGTAATCCTGCAGCGTGCGCAGCTCGGTCGCGTCGTAGCGCTGGTCTTTGCTGACGAGCGTGTATTGATAAATTTCGCCGAGGCCGGTGGTGATCGGGCCAAGCTCGGCGTCCACGCCGGCGGGCAATTTGTCGCGCGCGCTTTGCAAGCGCTCGAACACCAGTTGACGCGCGAAATAATCATCCACGCCGTCCGCGAACACGACGGTGATCGCGCCGAGGCCAATTTTGGAAACGGAGCGAATCTCGGTCAGCCGCGGCAATCCGCCGAGTTCGATTTCGATCGGACGCGTGACGAGCTTTTCGACTTCCGGCGGAGACATCCCGCCCGCGGTGGCGAGCACCTGCACCTGGACGTTGGTTACGTCAGGGAATGCGTCGATGGGAATCTGCTTGAGTGAGAGCCAGCCAAAGCCGGCCAGGGCCAGCGCGGCCAGCGCGACGAGCAGGCGCTGGCGGACGGAGAAGTTGAGTATGGAGTTGATCATGTCATTCCTCTCCGAGTTCGCCCTTGAGCATTTCGGATTTCAAAATGAAGCTGCCGTCGGTCACCACTCTTTCGCCGGGCTTCAAGCCAGCGAGAATTTGCACGCGGCCCTGTTGTTCCTCGCCGAGTTTCACAACCCGCTTTTCGAATTTGTTGCCGTCCTGCGCTACGAAGACGATCTGGTCAGCGCCATCGGTCTGCAGCGCGGTGTCGGAAATCAACAGCGCATCATTCAGAATCGTGGTCGTGATTTCCACGTCGGCAAACATGCCGGGTTTCAAGCGTCCATCGGCATTGTCCACCGCGATGCGGACCTCCAACGTGCGCGAGCCGGATTCCACCTGGTTGCCGACGAGCACGACTTTGCCGTGGAATTGTTCCTGCGGATACGGGAGCACGGTGAACATGGCATCCTGGCCGGTTTTCACGGCGGCGATGTCGCGCTCCTTCACTTCGGCAATGGCCCACAACTGGGTCGGATCGCTGAGGGTGTAAATGGACGTTGCCTTGTCCACCAATTCGCCGGTGGTTGCCGTGCGCTCGATGATGACGCCGTCCTGCGGCGCTTTGATTTCCAGCGGCCGGCCGAGCAGTTCCGGCGACTCGACCAAGGCCATGATCTCGCCTGCCTGCACGTGGTCGTTGAGGTCGAAGTTGAGTTTGGTCAGGCGGCCTTCAAACGTCGAAGTGACCTTGGCCGTCTTGTTCAAGTTCGCGCTGATGCGGCCCGCGGCCTTGAGCGTCATGCCGAGCTGGCCCAAGGCGGCGGACTCGATCTTCAAGTCCATGTGGTTCAGATTTTCGGGCGTGAGCGCGACGATGTTTTCGTCGTGGCCAGCTTCCGGCTTCGCTTCTGCGGCGGGTTCGATCTTTTTGTCGCAACCCGTGAGGGTGACGACGAGCAGAGGGACAAGGAGCAGTCGTTTCATGGAAAAGTGCCTTTCCGTTCGGTTCAAGGATGGGACAGTTCGTCGAGCGGCTGGCCCACGGCGGATTCCAGGTCGGCGCGGGCCTCGAAAACTTTTTGCAGCGCGTCAAAATAGTCCGCCTGCGTGTCGAAGTAAGTGCGCTGCGCCTCCAGATACAACAGCAGGGGCGTGCGCCCGTCGGCATAGCCGGCTTCGGCGGCATCCAACGCGGCCCGCAATTTGTCGCGCACCGCGGGCGTGTAGAAGGCAAGTGATTCCTGCGCTGCGGTCAAGTTTTGCGCCGCCAGGGTCACGTCCCGCCGGATTTCACGGCGGAGGTTTTCGAGTTCGGCCAGCGCCTTTTCCTGCGCGGCTGTTGCGGTGGCGATCTCGCCCTTCTTTTTGTCCCACAACGGCAGTGGCAGGCTGATGCCCAAGCCGACGATTTGCTCGTCGCGGGTGTATTCGATGTTGGGCCCGATTTTGAAATCCGGCAGACGCGACTTGCGGACGGATTGCAGTTTCAACCCGGAGCGCTCCACTTCAGCCGCTTGAATTTGGATGGCAGGATTCGACCCCAACGCTTTGGCGAGCAGTCCGACCGGGTCGGGCTGCATCACCGCTCGGGGGAGCGGGCCCGTGACGGCCAGCGGCTCGTCTGGCGGGCGGCCGAGCAAGGCATTCAAGGTCACGCGCGCCGCATCCTGCCGCGCTTGCGCTTCACGCAGCGATTTTTGCGCGGCGACCGCCTCGACTTCCGCCTTGGTGACCTCGAACCCGGGCGCGAATCCGCCTTCGGCGCGCTTTTTCGCCGCGGCCACGAATGACCGGGCGAGGGTCAACCGCTGCTCCCGCAACGCCACGCCTTCGCGGGCGGCGAGCAGCGTCCAATAGGCGCGTCGCACTTGAACGGCAAGCTGGGAGCGGAAGCCGTCGAGCGCCCGTTGCCGCGCGCTGACGGCCGTTTCGGCGACGGCGCGACGCAACGCGCGTTTGCCTGGCCATTCGAAGGTTTGCTCCACGCCGAAATCGCCGTGAAACATCGTGTCCGAGGGGTTCCGCGCAGACTTGAAGCCGGGTGACGCCGACACCTCGGGATTGGCCCAGGTTTTTGCGGTGGTGACTTCGCCGCGTGCGGCCGCGATTTCCGCCCGCAGCACGCGGAGGGAGGGATTGTTTGTGAGCGCCAGGTCAACGGCGGCGGACAAAGTCAGCACGTTCGCCGGCGTATTTGTCCCGGCGAGGACGGTTTCCTGAACCTTCGCCGGGAGCGCGTGGGCGCCACCCAGCGCCACAGCCAGGAGCAGTGGATAACGACAAAACTTCCTGAACTTCATAAGCAACAAACGAGACGAACCAATGGGAAAACAAAACCACGGGTGCGAACTCACACCACGGCCAGGGCAACGTCCGGAAAGGGACGATCAGGAAGCGAAGGCGGGCGCCCGAACGGGCAGGGCGGTGCGGACGAGGAAATGTCGGGAGGTGACCAGTTGCGGCGGGGCTGCGGTGAGAATGCCGGGGCGGATTTCTTGAGGCGCGAGACTTGCGTCCGGCACCGTCAGCGGTGTCGCGAGGGTGACGAGAAGTGGAACGGGCAGGGCGACGCGAAATTCTTCGGAACGGTAGTGGGATTGCTCAATCTTGCAACAGCCTTGCCGGTTGCAATCATGCCCGGGGTGGCAGGCTGTTTGTGTCGTCTCCGCGCACTGCAAAAACTCCAGCCCGGTCAATGCCTCGATCTGACAGTGCGCCGAAGCTGGCAGCCAGACCAAGGCTGCCAGGGCAAAGAGGATATTTTTCCACCGACGCACGGACCCATAGATAAGTTCAGCACGGGAGATGTTCAAACTAATCTTGCCGGCGCTCCGACGCTTCAACCGTCCTGCGGTATCCTTTCATCAGCAACTCGCCCGGGGCTCTTTCGCTTAGCGAGGCGGTCTCAATCGAGTTTGCGGCGGGGTGCGGGGTCACACTGCTGCGGGAAAGCAGTCGGGTTGCAGAAAAACCCGCCAGCCGGAGGATTAACAAAAAATGAACGGAGCGAACGAGGGCATAAAGGGGCCGTGAATGAAAGTTTCCCCGTTGCGCATCTATTGGTTTCAATTGAATTGCCGTTCTGTTTCCTGCCGTTGGCATCGTAGTTGCAAAAGGGCGCCGGGCGCATTCTGGACGACGTGCCAAAACCAATCGCCGACCGAGTCGGCACACCACAAGGACATGAAGAAAATCGAAGCCATCATAAAACGCTTCAAACTAGAAGCGGTGAAAGACGTCCTCGGTGAGGTGGGGATTACTGGCATGACGGTGCAGGGCTGTTGAAATTCATTCAGACACTTCGTGTTGTTTTTGAAACCCGCTGAGAAAAAAGAACCAAATAAACAGCTGGTAAATTAGTTGCCAGCTGGCATAAAAAGATTGTAATATGTTAATTGTGAATTACTTGTGTGATATGCGGGCATGCTTGGCACCGTAGTTGCATAACCTGTCATGAAAGCGATTCAGCGGAATCGCAAATAAAACCAATCGCTGACGCAGCGTCGGCAAAAAACAACGACATGAAGAAAATCGAAGCCATTATCAAACCCTTCAAATTGGAAGAAGTGAAGGACGCCCTTGGTGAGGTGGGCATTACCGGCATGACCGTGACCGAAGTTAAAGGGTTCGGCCGGCAAAAGGGTCACACCGAAATCTACCGCGGCAGCGAGTATACCGTGGATTTCCTCCCGAAGATCAAATTGGAACTGGTGCTGGCGGACAGCGATGTGCCCCAGGCGGTGGCGGCCATCGTCAAAGCCGCCAAGACCGGGAAGATTGGCGACGGTAAGGTATTTGTTTCCTCGGTTGACGAAGCCGTGCGCATCCGCACCGAAGAAAAGGGTGAAGAGGCCGTTTAACAGATTTCATTCCCACACCACGCTCACCACTATGAAGAAAATCCTCGTTCTCACCCTGCTGACCATCGTCACAGCCCTGGGCACACCGTCCCTGCGGGCGGATGACGCCATCACGGCGCCCGCTCCGGCCCCCACGCTGGAGCAACGCGTCTCGTCCCTGGAAGCTTACGTCAACAACGGCGATCCCACCACGGCGTTGAAAGACAAGGACGGCAAGATTCCCAACGGCCTGGCCACGCCGACATCGGCCACGGCAGGTCCGGGTCATAACGCGTGGATGATGACCAGCGCCGCGCTGGTTCTCTTCATGACCTTGCCCGGCCTGTTCCTGTTCTACGGCGGTCTGGTGCGCCGCAAAAACATCCTGTCCGTCGTCGCGCAATGCTTCGGCATTGCCGGCCTCGTCACGATTCTCTGGGTTGTTTTTGGCTACAGTCTCGTGTTTGCGGACGGTTCGGGCCCGATCATCGGCAATCTGAAGTTCGCGTGGCTGCATGGGGTCGATTCGCTGCCCAACACCAACTATGCCTACTGGGTGTCGCACAACGTGTTCTCCATGTATCAGCTCATGTTCGCCATCATCACGCCTGCGCTGATTCTCGGCGCGATTGCCGAGCGCATGAAGTTTTCAGCGATTCTGCTGTTCGTGGCGCTGTGGATGGTGGTGGTTTACTTCCCGCTGGCGCACATGGTCTGGGGCGTCAACGGACTCATGAACGGCGTCTGGAATGCCGATGCGAAAATCAAGGCGATTGACTTCGCGGGCGGCACCGTGGTGCACATGAGCTCGGGGTGGAGCGCGCTGATCCTCTGCTTGATCCTCGGCAAACGCCTCGGGTTCGGCAAGGAGCCCATGCCGCCGCACAGCATGGTGTTGTGCGCCATCGGCACCGGCATGCTCTGGGTGGGCTGGTATGGTTTCAACGCCGGCTCCGCCGTGGCGGCGGACGGCATCGCGGCCAACGCCTTCATGACCACGACGATTGCGACCGCGGTGGCCTCCTTTGTGTGGCCGTTGGCGGAATGGATTGCCCGCGGCAAGCCCAGTGTGCTCGGCTTCTGCTCCGGCGCCGTGGCGGGCCTGGTGGTGGTGACGCCGGCGTGCGGTTTCATCGATGCGAAGGGCGCTTTGATCATCGGCATTGCCGCCGGTTTGGTGCCGTGGTTCTTCTGCTTGAAGGTCAAGAGCTGGTTCGGTTACGACGACGCCCTGGACACCTTCGGCGTGCATGCCGTGGGCGGAACGCTGGGCGCGCTGCTGACGGGCTTCCTCGCCACCCCGACGGTGAACGGCAACCTCAACACGAACCTCAAGGACATCGTGGGCAGGACGCTCTGGCTTGAACAGCTCAAGGCCATCGGCGTGACACTCGCGCTGGCCATTGTGGGGACGATCGTGATTGCCTACATCGTCAAGGCCGTCATCGGCCTGCGGCCGAGTGCGGAAGTGGAAACGCTCGGTCTCGACCTCGCCGAGCACGGCGAAGAGGGCTATCACGAAGCGGTGCACTGACGCCCGGCCGGTTTCATCACGCGCCCATCGGACGATTCCGGTGGGCGCGTTCGTTTTGGCAGGATCCCCGTGTGGTTCAGGCGACCTGGATGACCAGGGCCGTGGTGTTGTCGCGGCCGCTGCGGGCGACGGATTCCTTGACCAGGCGATGCGCGGGCGCGAGGGAAGCAAGCTCGGGCGCGGGTGTGTTCAGCAGTTCCAGCACGTCGTAATCGTAGAGCCCTTCCATCAGGCCGTCCGAGCACAGCAGGAAGCGGTCGCCGGGCTCGCAACCGACCGCGCCGACCTGCGGGTCCACAAACTGGTTGCCGCCGCCGAGCGCCTTTTGCAGCACGTTGCGGCGCGGATGCGTGCGGGCTTCGCGCTCGTTGATCGTGCCGTTGCGGAACAGCCAGCCGACGTGCGTGTCATCGTGGCTGAGTTGTTTCAGGCCGCCGGCGCGGGCCGGAAGATAATAAATCCGGCTGTCGCCAATGTGGCCGAAATACATCCAGCCCGGCGTGAACCAGCACAGGCTCAACGTGGCCTCCATTCCGGCGCATTCCTCGTAACAGCTCCCCAAGTAGGCGAGTGCCTTGTGGATTTCGCCGAACAATTCCGCCAGCACGTCGGGAAAACCGCTTTGCATGCCGGCGGCCGATTGTTGGTAGGACAGCGGCAGCAGCGACGTGATTTTCTCCACCGCGATCCGGCTCGCGTATTCCCCCGCCAGCGCACCGCCCATGCCGTCGCTGACGGCAAAGACAAAATCCTGCCGGGCCAGCGAGGCTTCGCCGATTTTTCCCAGCCGGTGCACCTCGCGGGCGTCGAACTGGAGGCCGAGGAAGGAATCCTCATTGTTCGGGCGCACCTTGCCGCGGTCGGTCCAGCCGGACCAGTGGAGCAGGGTGGCGGGGGCGGAATTTGCAGAGGCGTCGTCCATGCCGGCGGCAATTATTCAAAGCCCGGCAGAATCGTCGCAAACTCAAAATCGATGATGCAAAACCGGCCGTCGGTCTGCCGGTAGGTGACATTGCGCATTTCGGGGTCGTCGTGCCGCACACCGTAGGTTTCGAGTTCGGCAAACAGCTCCTGCGTCCTCTGCGCGTCGAGACGTTCCACGCGGGAACCGCAACTGGTCGTCACAATGCGCAGTTTTTCCGGGTCCGCCTCCAGCAGGCGCGGCACGAACGGACAGCCGCGCGCTTCCAGAAACCGCAGCACCCGCAACTCGTTCGCGAAGCGCGTCCGGGCGTCGGGACCGTGATAAACCTTGAAGACGCGGCCGTCGAAGCTCAGGTTGACGGTGGCGCGCCGGGTGTCCTTTACTTTGAGCATGGTGCTGGAATGGTGCGCCACTATCGCGCAGGGCGGCGGCTTTGAAAAGGCGGATGGTGGCGGGCCTGACCCGGCTGCTCCTTTTTGTTCGTGGTGGGCAGAGATGAACAGTTTTTTCCGGCGCCGGCGTAACCGTGAATTATTTTGTGCGTTGCCAAGTCCGCGCCAATCGGGCCTTTCGCCGGCTCGTGGGCGTTTGGGCCGCAAAATCCTTGCTGCGTGGCACCCTCCCTGCTCAGATACGCGGCCGACGATGAATCGGGCTCATGAAAGCCCGGCCGGCGTCGCTAAACGTAATTACACAAACCCACGCACATGGCGAAATACAAACTCGAATACATCTGGCTCGACGGTTACGAACCCGTCGCCAATCTCCGCAGCAAAACGCAAATCAAGGAATTCGCGAGCTTTCCGAAGCTGGAAGAGCTCCCGATGTGGGGCTTTGACGGCAGCTCGACGCGCCAGGCCGAGGGCCGCAGCTCCGACTGCATGCTCAAGCCGGTTGCCGTATTCCCGGACAGCACCCGCAAGAACGGCGCGCTGGTCATGTGCGAAGTCATGATGCCCGACGGCAAGACGCCGCATCCGAGCAATTCCCGCGCGACCATTCATGATGACGCTGGCGCGTGGTTCGGGTTTGAGCAGGAGTATTTCCTCTACCAAGACGGCAAGCCGCTCGGCTTCCCGGAAACCGGCTTTCCGTATCCGCAGGGCGAATACTACACCGGCGTCGGCTACAAGAACGTCGGCGACATTGCCCGCCAAATTGTGGAGGAACATCTCGACCTGTGCCTCGACGCCGGCATCAACCATGAAGGCATCAACGCCGAAGTGGCGAAGGGCCAGTGGGAATTCCAGATTTTCGGCAAGGGTTCCCGCACGGCCGCGGACCAGATGTGGGTGGCCCGCTACATTCTCCTGCGCCTGTGCGAAAAATACCGCGTGGACGTGAACTGGCACTGCAAGCCGCTGGGCAAGGATGTGGACTGGAACGGCTCGGGCATGCACACGAATTTCTCGACCAAGCACATGCGCGAAGTCGGCGGCAAGGAATACTTCGAGGCCCTCATGGCGGCGTTCGACAAATACAAGAACGAGCACATCGCCGTGTATGGTCCGGACAATCACCTGCGCCTGACCGGCCTGCATGAAACGCAGTCCATCGACAAGTTTAACTATGGTGTCGCCAACCGTGGCGCGTCTGTCCGCGTGCCGCACAGCTTTGTGAACAACGGCTACAAGGGCTACTTGGAAGACCGCCGTCCGAACTCCCAGGGCGACCCCTACAAGATCGCCAGCCGCATTCTCCAGACGATTGCGACGGTGCCGATCAAGTAACTTTCACGCCGCGTGGGCGGCGTTCTGAATCACACGGCGCGGCCAGCAGGCCGCGCCGTTTTTTTGTTTTTAGCTGCCACCCGCCAAGCTGCCTTCGCCGGCCGCGTGCCGAATAGCCGGTTGCACGGGGCGCGGCGTGTGCGAAGCTGGACGCCATGAAAAGCGCAGCTTCGACTTCACCAATGCCGGGCGTCAGCCGGCGTGACTTCGTGCGGTCGCTGGCCGTTACGGGTGTGGCGGTCGGCCTGACGGGAGGCCTGCTGGCCGATGAAGCGAAATCGGCCGGCATGATTTATCGGACCCTGGGCCGGAGCGGCGAGAAGGTTTCGGCCATCGGCCTCGGCGGTTACCACATCGGCATCCCGCGCGATGACGCCGAGGGCATCGCGTTGATTCGCGCCGCCGTCGATGAGGGCATCAACTTTCTCGACAACTGCTGGGATTACCACGACGGCGGGAGCGAAGTCCGCATGGGCAAGGCGCTGCGGGACGGCTACCGGGCCAAGGTTTTCCTCATGACCAAGATCGACAGCCACTCCCGGGCCGGCGCCGCGCGGCAAATTGACGAATCGTTGCGGCGGCTCCAGACCGATCACATTGACCTGTTGCAGCAGCACGAGGTCATCCGGTCCGATGATCCGGAAAAGGTGTTTGCGCCGGGCGGTTCCATGGAAGCGATTCAGGCTGCGAAAAAGGCGGGTAAAATCCGCTACATCGGCTTCACCGGTCACAAGGATCCGGCGATTCACCGGCACATGCTTGCGGTGGCGGCGACGCACGACTTCAAGTTTGATGCCGTGCAGATGCCGTTGAACGTGATGGACGCCCACTTTCGCAGCTTTGCCGAACAAGTGGTGCCCGGGCTGGTCAAGGACGGCATCGGCGTGCTCGGGATGAAACCCCTCGGCAGCGGGGCAATTCTCCGGAGCGGCACGGTGACGGCCACCGAGTGCCTGCACTATGCACTGAGCCTGCCGACGTCGGTGGTGATCACCGGCATGGAATCGCGGGACCGGCTCGACCAGGCGCTGGCGGCGGTGCGTTCCTTCAAACCGTTGACTTCCGAACAGCGCGCGGCGCTGCTGGCCCGCACGGCGAAGGACGCCGCCACGGGAAACTTCGAACGCTTCAAAACCTCCACCAACTTCGACGGAACCGCGCATAATCCGGACTGGCTCGCGTGAGGGCCGGGACCGCCCGCAAATTTTTTTGCGGTCTCGATGGAACAAAAATGCGCCCCGTTGCGTCTATAAAGAGCGGGCACGGCGCGACGGAGATGGCGACGCGGATTTGCAGCCGCGAAAATGGACTGTTTTTTGCCTCTTTCAAAGCTGGGAAAAAGTGCTGTCCACCCAGTCAGCCACGCGCCTGCTTGTCTCAGTCGGAAGGTTTTGGGGCGGTCTGGCAATGGGGTGAGGTCGGCGGAGCGTGAATCATGAATTTCATCAATGGCAAACGAATCTTGCTGGTGGACGACGAAGCCAGCGTGCGCGACACGTTGCGGTTTCTGCTGACCTCCTTGGGTGGCGAAGTCACGGAAGCGGCCGATGGGGCCGGGGCCTTGGCGCATTACCAGCGGGGGAGATTTGATGTGGTCATCACGGATTACAACATGTCCCACATGCGCGGCGACGAACTGGCCGCAGCCATCAAGACCCTCAACCCAACGCAGCGGATCGTCATGATCAGCGGCTTTCCTGAGCGCGTGCTACGGTCCGGCCGTCGGCCCGACACCGTCGATGCCATTCTGGCCAAGCCCTGCCGGCTGGAAGACCTGCTCGCCGTCCTGCACGAGAACCCGGGTGAAGTCGTCGCCTGACGGTTGCCACTGGCCAAAATCATCACAACCCGTTTCCGCAGAGAGAAAAGCGGCGATTTGGCGGGCCAACCGGCCGGGGCTGACCCGAAAAACCCGCGGGATTTTTGCTTCAACCCCAAGAAATTTCGCTCCAGCCCTGGGAGCGGAGACTCCAACCCTCGGGGCGGACGCTCCGCTCCGAAGGATTTTTCGTCCAGCCCGCGCGTCGGGGGCAGGTGGCGCGGGTCGCCTTGCGCCTTGGCCGGGTTTTCGGGTGGTCTGCGCTTGACGATTCTGGGATTCCGTTCTGAGATGCCATGCGCAGGCCTTGGGTGCATCGTTTGGGCGCCGGGCTTGCGACGCGAAGCCGCATTGAGTTCTCCAACCCACCGACACATGCAATCTCCGCCGGAATTCTTTTGGGTGGCCCGTGCCCGGTTGATGGCGCGCCGCTGCGCCCGCCGCGTCGCCTTCGGGCTCCGGCCCTGGGTGGTTGCCCTGTTGCTGGTTTTCCCGGCCGGCCGGGCCGTAGCATTGGATCCCTTGAAGGCCATCTCGCAGTTCTCCCACCGTTCGTGGGGCATCGCGAGCGGCATCAATCAGGTCAACGCGATTTGTCAGACGCAAGATGGCTATCTGTGGGTCGCCTGCGACAACGGATTGTTCCGATTTGACGGGGCCAGCTTCGTGCCGTGGGAACCGCTGCCTGGCGAGCCCGGGCTGCCGGTGGTCCCGCACGCGTTGCTGCCCGGAACGGATGGCAGTTTGTGGGTGGGCGGCTTGGGCGGGATCACGTGGCTGCACGACGGCCATTCGCGCGCCTTTCCGGTGCGCAATCCCGAGGAACGGGCGTGGGTCAATGCGTTTGGGCGGACGTCCGACGGGTCGATCTGGGCGGGAACGTCCTTGGGCTTGTATCGATTCACGGGCGAGCAATGGGAGCCGGCGTCGGCCGATTTGGGTTTGCCCGCCGCCCGGGTGCAGGCCCTGTTGTTGGATCGCAGTGATGTCTGGTGGCTGACCTTGGAAGATACAACTCACCGGGGACACGGTGCGGTGGCGTTTCGCCGGCCGGGCGAGCGCCGTTTCGAGATGGCGGATACCAACGCGCTGACCAGCGCGATGCTGGCCCAGGCGCCGGATGGCAAGATTTGGGGGGCGCAAACCATGCGGTCGGTTCGTCCGTTCGTGCCAGGCGCCGGCCACATCGAGTGGACGTTTCCGGAAATTCACGTGGGATCCCAGGCCATCGCCTTTGACCGGGATGGCAGCTTTTGGATTGCCACGCTGGGCGACGGCCTGCGGCGGGTCCGGGACACCGCTCAGCTCAGCCAGCACGACATTGGACAGTTTAGCGATGACGTGGACAAGTTCACGCAAAAGGACGGCCTTTCGAGTGATTACGTGCGTTGTCTCTTCGAAGACCGGGAAGGTGTAATCTGGTGCGGCACGTCGGCGGGACTGGACGCCTTCAGTGAAAGCAAGATCACCTCGCTCTCGATGCGCGAGGGGGTGCCGTTTGACCAGAATCTCTGCCTGCAGGCGGCCCCGGATGGCACCGTGTGGGCAGGAGCCACGCCCCGCGGTCTCATGCAAATCAAGCCCGGCGCCCGCGAATTCCAAGATCGTGCGTGGCTCGACTTGAAAAGCGGAAAGGGAGGCACGCTGAACCTTTACACCCTGTATGCGGATCCCGGCGGCGCGCTGTTCGCGGGAACCGGGCTTGGGGTGGCCGTCTGCACGAATGCCAACGGGCCGATGCAACTGCTCGATGAGGTGCCCGATTTGCAAACGGTCATCGCCATTACGCGCGACGGGGCCGGCGGAGTGTGGCTGTGCGATCGCTATGCCGGCGTTTTCCGGCTCCACAGCGGAATCGTGCAAAAATTCCCCGAGCTGCACCGCGAAGCCGACGGATGGGTTTCGGTTGCCTTCACGGATCCGGCCGGGCAGGTCTGGCTGGGGTTGACGACGGGCGAGGTGGCCCGGTATGTCGATGGTCGTTTTCAAATCTTTTCCGCGCGGGACGGCCTCTTTACCGGGCCGGTCACGGCCATTGCCACGAATGCCGCGGGCCAGCTTTGGGTGGCTGGCAAAGGCGGCCTCAGCGGTTTTGAACAAAACCATTTCCAAACTCTGGATCGCCGGCGCGGTCTGCCGTTCGATGACATCTATGCGTTGCTCCCGGATGATGAAGGCTGTTTTTGGCTCGCCGGGCCGGGTGGTCTGTTCCGGGTGGCAACCCGTGACCTGAGCGCCGCCCTCGCTGACCCCGCGGTGCGAATTACCGGCGAAACCCTGAGCCTGTCGGATGGACTGCGCGGCCAGGTGCGTCACATTCCCGTGGGTGTGCGCGGCATCGGCTGCAACG is a window from the Verrucomicrobiia bacterium genome containing:
- a CDS encoding efflux RND transporter periplasmic adaptor subunit, with translation MKRLLLVPLLVVTLTGCDKKIEPAAEAKPEAGHDENIVALTPENLNHMDLKIESAALGQLGMTLKAAGRISANLNKTAKVTSTFEGRLTKLNFDLNDHVQAGEIMALVESPELLGRPLEIKAPQDGVIIERTATTGELVDKATSIYTLSDPTQLWAIAEVKERDIAAVKTGQDAMFTVLPYPQEQFHGKVVLVGNQVESGSRTLEVRIAVDNADGRLKPGMFADVEITTTILNDALLISDTALQTDGADQIVFVAQDGNKFEKRVVKLGEEQQGRVQILAGLKPGERVVTDGSFILKSEMLKGELGEE
- a CDS encoding TolC family protein — its product is MKFRKFCRYPLLLAVALGGAHALPAKVQETVLAGTNTPANVLTLSAAVDLALTNNPSLRVLRAEIAAARGEVTTAKTWANPEVSASPGFKSARNPSDTMFHGDFGVEQTFEWPGKRALRRAVAETAVSARQRALDGFRSQLAVQVRRAYWTLLAAREGVALREQRLTLARSFVAAAKKRAEGGFAPGFEVTKAEVEAVAAQKSLREAQARQDAARVTLNALLGRPPDEPLAVTGPLPRAVMQPDPVGLLAKALGSNPAIQIQAAEVERSGLKLQSVRKSRLPDFKIGPNIEYTRDEQIVGLGISLPLPLWDKKKGEIATATAAQEKALAELENLRREIRRDVTLAAQNLTAAQESLAFYTPAVRDKLRAALDAAEAGYADGRTPLLLYLEAQRTYFDTQADYFDALQKVFEARADLESAVGQPLDELSHP
- a CDS encoding P-II family nitrogen regulator, with amino-acid sequence MKKIEAIIKPFKLEEVKDALGEVGITGMTVTEVKGFGRQKGHTEIYRGSEYTVDFLPKIKLELVLADSDVPQAVAAIVKAAKTGKIGDGKVFVSSVDEAVRIRTEEKGEEAV
- a CDS encoding ammonium transporter, which encodes MKKILVLTLLTIVTALGTPSLRADDAITAPAPAPTLEQRVSSLEAYVNNGDPTTALKDKDGKIPNGLATPTSATAGPGHNAWMMTSAALVLFMTLPGLFLFYGGLVRRKNILSVVAQCFGIAGLVTILWVVFGYSLVFADGSGPIIGNLKFAWLHGVDSLPNTNYAYWVSHNVFSMYQLMFAIITPALILGAIAERMKFSAILLFVALWMVVVYFPLAHMVWGVNGLMNGVWNADAKIKAIDFAGGTVVHMSSGWSALILCLILGKRLGFGKEPMPPHSMVLCAIGTGMLWVGWYGFNAGSAVAADGIAANAFMTTTIATAVASFVWPLAEWIARGKPSVLGFCSGAVAGLVVVTPACGFIDAKGALIIGIAAGLVPWFFCLKVKSWFGYDDALDTFGVHAVGGTLGALLTGFLATPTVNGNLNTNLKDIVGRTLWLEQLKAIGVTLALAIVGTIVIAYIVKAVIGLRPSAEVETLGLDLAEHGEEGYHEAVH
- a CDS encoding protein phosphatase 2C domain-containing protein, coding for MDDASANSAPATLLHWSGWTDRGKVRPNNEDSFLGLQFDAREVHRLGKIGEASLARQDFVFAVSDGMGGALAGEYASRIAVEKITSLLPLSYQQSAAGMQSGFPDVLAELFGEIHKALAYLGSCYEECAGMEATLSLCWFTPGWMYFGHIGDSRIYYLPARAGGLKQLSHDDTHVGWLFRNGTINEREARTHPRRNVLQKALGGGNQFVDPQVGAVGCEPGDRFLLCSDGLMEGLYDYDVLELLNTPAPELASLAPAHRLVKESVARSGRDNTTALVIQVA
- a CDS encoding serine/threonine protein phosphatase encodes the protein MLKVKDTRRATVNLSFDGRVFKVYHGPDARTRFANELRVLRFLEARGCPFVPRLLEADPEKLRIVTTSCGSRVERLDAQRTQELFAELETYGVRHDDPEMRNVTYRQTDGRFCIIDFEFATILPGFE
- a CDS encoding glutamine synthetase beta-grasp domain-containing protein, with the translated sequence MAKYKLEYIWLDGYEPVANLRSKTQIKEFASFPKLEELPMWGFDGSSTRQAEGRSSDCMLKPVAVFPDSTRKNGALVMCEVMMPDGKTPHPSNSRATIHDDAGAWFGFEQEYFLYQDGKPLGFPETGFPYPQGEYYTGVGYKNVGDIARQIVEEHLDLCLDAGINHEGINAEVAKGQWEFQIFGKGSRTAADQMWVARYILLRLCEKYRVDVNWHCKPLGKDVDWNGSGMHTNFSTKHMREVGGKEYFEALMAAFDKYKNEHIAVYGPDNHLRLTGLHETQSIDKFNYGVANRGASVRVPHSFVNNGYKGYLEDRRPNSQGDPYKIASRILQTIATVPIK
- a CDS encoding aldo/keto reductase; amino-acid sequence: MKSAASTSPMPGVSRRDFVRSLAVTGVAVGLTGGLLADEAKSAGMIYRTLGRSGEKVSAIGLGGYHIGIPRDDAEGIALIRAAVDEGINFLDNCWDYHDGGSEVRMGKALRDGYRAKVFLMTKIDSHSRAGAARQIDESLRRLQTDHIDLLQQHEVIRSDDPEKVFAPGGSMEAIQAAKKAGKIRYIGFTGHKDPAIHRHMLAVAATHDFKFDAVQMPLNVMDAHFRSFAEQVVPGLVKDGIGVLGMKPLGSGAILRSGTVTATECLHYALSLPTSVVITGMESRDRLDQALAAVRSFKPLTSEQRAALLARTAKDAATGNFERFKTSTNFDGTAHNPDWLA
- a CDS encoding response regulator, with product MNFINGKRILLVDDEASVRDTLRFLLTSLGGEVTEAADGAGALAHYQRGRFDVVITDYNMSHMRGDELAAAIKTLNPTQRIVMISGFPERVLRSGRRPDTVDAILAKPCRLEDLLAVLHENPGEVVA